The Verrucomicrobiota bacterium genome window below encodes:
- a CDS encoding metallophosphoesterase family protein: MLIGVISDTHGYLDPAVAGLFEGVEHILHGGDIGSPAVIAELEPIAPVTAVLGNTDTDGGWRETEILALAGRKFFVHHIVDLADAGAAVHGRIAKLRPDVVVFGHTHTPLNEARDGRLYLNPGYAGRPRFNMPRSVALLRVSADGVRAEFKELPNRGPARD, from the coding sequence ATGTTGATCGGCGTCATCTCGGACACGCACGGCTACCTCGATCCCGCGGTGGCGGGGCTCTTCGAGGGCGTCGAGCACATCCTCCACGGCGGCGACATCGGCTCCCCCGCAGTCATCGCAGAGCTGGAGCCCATCGCACCGGTCACGGCCGTCCTCGGCAACACCGACACCGATGGCGGCTGGCGGGAGACGGAAATCCTCGCGCTCGCCGGGCGGAAATTCTTCGTGCATCACATCGTGGACCTCGCGGACGCGGGCGCCGCGGTCCATGGCCGCATCGCGAAGCTCCGGCCCGATGTCGTCGTCTTCGGCCACACGCACACGCCGCTGAACGAAGCGCGCGACGGCCGCCTCTATCTGAATCCCGGCTACGCAGGCAGGCCGCGTTTCAACATGCCGCGCTCGGTCGCGTTGCTGCGCGTGTCCGCCGACGGTGTGCGGGCCGAGTTCAAGGAACTGCCCAACCGCGGGCCTGCCCGGGATTGA